The region CTGCACCACTTGGATGGGCAGAGTGAGGCACCAGACTCAATGGAGACATTCCAGGTGGCACGGATTGCATACTGCACGGCGGATCATGAGGTGAGCCCGAAGGTGTTTGCGTTCATCTACCGTCAGATCAACGAGGACCTGACGTTCCAGATGGACTGCCATGCCGTGGAGTGTGAGAGTAAGCGCACTGCCAAGATGCTCGCTCACGCCATGATGGATGCCTTCACCAAGACCTTCCACTCCATGAGGACCGACGGGCGCATCCACCAATCAGGACGCGAGATTCCTGAAGACTCAAATGCAAATCCTGATGATGGCTGAGGCTGAGGGCTGAGGGGGTGGGACCTGTAGGGGGAATGTGTGATCCCATCTCTGTTTCAGTCTTTGGTGGGATAATAAAGAAAATCA is a window of Ictalurus punctatus breed USDA103 chromosome 4, Coco_2.0, whole genome shotgun sequence DNA encoding:
- the pid1 gene encoding PTB-containing, cubilin and LRP1-interacting protein, which codes for MWQPATERLQHFQNMLKSKLNVLTLRKDSLPSVIFHEPEAIELCSTTHTTKPRTHTGYKVTYLGKVTIPGSKFLSGCTESAVVALWDTKCSSIAMDALLEIRPFQVRLHHLDGQSEAPDSMETFQVARIAYCTADHEVSPKVFAFIYRQINEDLTFQMDCHAVECESKRTAKMLAHAMMDAFTKTFHSMRTDGRIHQSGREIPEDSNANPDDG